The Streptomyces sp. NBC_00435 nucleotide sequence GCGTGACGCGGGCTTCGACATGGACCTGGGCGGGGACGACATCACGTCGGTCCAGTACCAGAACGCCAACAACTCCGTCCGTGTGAACGACGAGTTCATGACGGCCGTCGAGAACGGCACCGAGTTCGGCCTGCGTGCCCGCATGACCGGCGAGGTCATCGAGACCGTCGACGCCAAGGCGCTCTTCCGCAAGCTCGCCGAGGCCGCGTGGGCGTGTGCCGACCCGGGCATCCAGTACGACGGTGTCATCAACAACTGGCACACCTGCCCCGAGTCCGGCCGCATCACCGCGTCCAACCCGTGCAGCGAGTACATGCACTTGGACAACACGTCCTGCAACCTCGCCTCGCTGAACCTGATGAAGTTCCTCGACGACGACGGCAAGGGCAACCAGTCCTTCGACGCCGAGCGCTTCGCCAAGGTCGTCGAGCTGGTCATCACCGCGATGGACATCTCCATCTGCTTCGCGGACTTCCCGACGCAGAAGATCGGCGAGAACACCCGCGCCTTCCGCCAGCTGGGCATCGGCTACGCCAACCTCGGCGCCCTGCTGATGGCCACCGGCCACGCGTACGACTCCGACGGCGGCCGCACCCTCGCCGCCTCGATCACCTCGCTGATGACCGGTACCGCGTACAAGCGCTCCGCCGAGCTGGCCGCGATCGTCGGCCCGTACGACGGCTACGCCCGCAACGCCGAGTCGCACAAGCGCGTCATGAAGCAGCACGCCGACGCCAACGCCGTCGCGCCGCGCACCGAGGACCTGGACAACGTCATCTGGGCCGCGGCCACCGAGGCCTGGCAGGACGTGATCCGCCTCGGCGAGAAGAACGGCTTCCGCAACTCGCAGGCCTCCGTCCTCGCGCCGACCGGCACCATCGGTCTCGCGATGTCCTGCGACACCACCGGTGTCGAGCCGGACCTGGCCCTGGTCAAGTTCAAGAAGCTCGTCGGCGGCGGCTCGATGCAGATCGTCAACGGCACCGTTCCGCAGGCCCTGCGCCGCATGGGCTACCAGGAAGAGCAGATCGAGGCGATCGTCGCCCACATCGCCGAGAACGGCGTGGTCGTCGATGCCCCCGGCCTGAAGCCGGAGCACTACTCGGTCTTCGACTGCGCGATGGGTGAGCGTTCCATCTCCGCGATGGGCCACGTCCGCATGATGGCCGCGATCCAGCCCTGGATCTCCGGCGCGATCTCCAAGACGGTCAACATGCCGGAGACGGCCACGGTCGAGGAGATCGAGGAGATCTACTTCGAGGCGTGGAAGCTGGGCGTCAAGGCGCTCGCGATCTACCGCGACAACTGCAAGGTCGGCCAGCCCCTCTCCGCGAAGAAGAAGGAAGAGGAGAAGGAGGAGGTCACCGCCAAGGCGGAGGACACCATCCGGACGGCCGTCGAGAAGGTCATCGAGTACCGTCCGGTCCGCAAGCGCCTCCCGAAGGGCCGCCCGGGGATCACCACCTCCTTCACGGTCGGTGGCGCCGAGGGCTACATGACCGCGAACTCCTACCCGGACGACGGTCTCGGCGAGGTCTTCCTGAAGATGTCCAAGCAGGGTTCGACCCTCGCGGGCATGATGGACGCCTTCTCGATCGCCGTCTCGGTCGGTCTGCAGTACGGCGTCCCGCTGGAGACGTACGTCTCGAAGTTCACGAACATGCGCTTCGAGCCGGCCGGCATGACCGACGACCCGGACGTGCGGATGGCGCAGTCGATCGTCGACTACATCTTCCGTCGCGTGGCGCTCGACTTCCTGCCCTTCGAGACCCGCTCGGCCCTCGGCATCCACTCGGCCGAGGAGCGTCAGCGTCACCTGGACACCGGTTCCTACGAGCCCCTCGACGAGGAGCTCGACACGGAGTCCCTGACCCAGTCGGCCCCGCCGGTCGCGGCCCCGGTCGCCCCGGCCCCGAAGCCGGTCGCGCTCGCCCCGGTCCCGGCCCCCAAGACGGCGCACTCCAACGCCGAACTGGTCGAGATGCAGCTCGGCGTCTCCGCCGACGCCCCGCTCTGCTTCTCCTGCGGTACGAAGATGCAGCGTGCCGGTTCCTGCTACATCTGCGAGGGCTGCGGCTCCACCAGCGGCTGCAGCTGATACCGGGCGGAACAGCGTCGGACGCAACGCCCGACGTAGCCCGCGCACGTAGCTGACCAGCAGCTCACGAAGGGGACCGACCTATGGTCGGTCCCCTTCGGCGTGCCCGGAGCCCTGCGCGCGCCCGTACGGGAGGCCGGGGCGAGGTCCGGATCTTTGTGTGTTCTGCCAGTACGGGCGGCTGTCGCGATCGGGCAAGACTGCCAACAGGGGCCGACGCGCACCTCGGTGACGGGGGCTCAGGCCGAGGCATGTCACATCACATGGGGGAGAGAACTGTGGGCACGCAGCAGCAGTACGACGAGATCGGTGAGGCGTTCGAGGGCTTCAAGGGCCTGCCGATAGTGAAGTACGGGGAGGTGCCCAGCTTCCTCGCCATGGTCGGGGACGTGCGTGGCAAGTCGGTCCTCGACCTGGCGTCCGGCACCGGCTTCTACAGCAGGGAGTTCAAGCGGCGCGGCGCCGCGGACGTGCTCGGAGTCGAGATCTCCGGTGAGATGGTCAACGTGGCACGGGCGCTGGAGGAGCGCGATCCGCTGGGTGTGCGCTACGAGGTGGGCGATGTGGCCGGACTGCGACCTATCGGGCAGCGCTTCGACGTCGCGGTGGCAGTGCAGCTGCTCAACTACGCGGAGGACATCACCACCATCGAGCGGATGTGCGCCAATGTGCACCGGAACCTGGCGCCCGGCGCCGAGTTCTTCCTGTTCAACCAGTCGCCCGACTACGACTTCGACGGGCCTTCCCTGGCCAAGTACGGCTTCGTCACCGAGCTGACCGGGGAAGAGGTCGAGGCCGGACTGCGGGTCCGGACCACGGCGCTGCTCGACCCGCCGGTCACGATCTTCGGCATCTTCCCGCGCCGCGAGGTCTATGAGAAGTGTCTGCTTGCGGCCGGCTTCAGCGACCTGACCTGGGTGCCGCTGGAGGTGTCCGAGGCCGGTGTGAAGGAATTCGGCGAGGCCTTCTGGGCGGATGCCCTCGGCAACCCGCCGCTGACGATGCTGCGCTGCCGCGCCTGAGGGACGGCCTGAGGGACGGCCTTGCGTGTTCTCGATCCGGTCCAGGTGCAGGCAGTGGGCGGTCAGTCCGGTCAGCTCGAAGGCGAAGCACAGCGACATCAGCGGGTTCACGAAGAGCTCGCTGTTCCGCGTGCGCGTCGTGAACCGGACGTCCCCGAAGGAGCCGCGCACGGCCGCCGCGATCGAGCCGTTCACGATGCTCGGACGGTCCGGGGGGCGGTCCTGGGCGTGGGCCACGGCATCGAGGTCCAGGGCGCCCTCACGGGTGGATCGGGGCACGGAGAACGCTCCGAGTTGGGCCCCGTCGCGCCCCAGCGCCGCGATGTTCTCCAGCACCAGCGTGTGGCTCACCCCGTGGGGGGCGTCCACGCCGAAGCCGACCGAGACGACGAGGCGCTCGGGTACGTCGTCCAGCGCGGCCAGTGCCGCCACGCCGGTCAGGTCCTCCTCGGGCGGCCGAGTCCGGGGTGACGGCGGCGAGGTCCGGGGCCACCCGGTCGTCCGTCGGGAGGCCCGAGTAGATGTCGAGGCCGCCTCCGGCTCCGGCGACGAGGATCCGCTCGGCCGAAGGCAGGCGGGTGAAAAGCGGGCTGGTGTGCAGGGCGGCCATGATGGCCATGGTGCGGGGCGCCACGACAGGGCGCCCCGGAAATATCGCGGTGCGTCGAGCGGGGAGCCATGGGAGTCGTGGAAGCCATGTGGAGCGGTGACGAGCTGGACCTGGATGCCTATCTCGCGAGGATCGGCTGGGAGGGCGGGGAACTCCGTGCGGACCTCTCGACGTTGAAGTCGGTGCACCGGGCCCACACCGGTGCGATCACCTTCGAGAGTCTGGACGTGCTGTTCGGTCGCCCCGTCGGGCTGGACGTCAAGACGCTCGAGGACAAGCTCGTGCACGACCGCCGCGGCGGCTACTGCTACGAGCAGAACACCCTGCTGGCCGCCGCCCTGGAGCGGATCGGGTTCGAGGTCTCCGGACGCGGCGCCCGCAACCGCAGCCGGGGCGACTCCCTCACCGCGGTGACGCATGCCGTCCTCGTCGTCACCGTGGACGGGCAACCGTGGCTCTGCGACGCCGGGTTCGGCTGGCAGGGGCCGCGCGAGCCCGTGCCGTTGGCGCGCCCGGGAACAGAGGTCCGGCAGGGCGAATGGCTGTTCCGCGTCCGGGAGGAGGCGGACGGGATCCTGGTGCTGCGCACCCTGCGCGAGGGCGCCTGGCGGGACCTGTACGCCTTCTCCCCGCAGCCCTACTACCCCGTCGACTACGTGGTGCTGAACCACTACAGCTCCTCGCACCCCCGCTCCGCCTTCGTCGGCCGGGTCATCGTCCAGCACCCGGGCGGCTCCGACCGGCTGGCCCTCGTGGGGCGGGAGCTCTCGCGGCTGAGTCCCGACGGTCCGGTCGAGCGGCGGGAGATCGCGGAGGAGGAGCTGCTCGCCCTGCTCGACCGGGAGTTCGGGCTTCGGCTGTCCGGGCGGGACGCGGCCGAACTCCTTCGGATGTACCGCGCCGAGGACTGACCCGGGCCCCGCCGGGACCGTACGATGGCGCAGTGCTGGTCAAGTGGATTCGCTGCACGGTGACGGACCGACGCGGGTTCGAGCGCGGGCAGCGCAAATGGGCGGGGCTGCCCGGCGAACCGGGCTTCCGGGGGCAGGGCGGCGGCTGGAGCCGAGGCCGGCAGGGGGTGGCGCATGTCTTCGCGTTCTGGGAGAGCCGTTCCTTCTACGACTCCTTCATGGCCAGATCGCACGACAGGCTGGCCGCCTCCCAGAACGGCACCTTCACCGATGCGCGGGTCACGCTCTTCGACCACCGCTTCGACGTGAAGACCGGCTTCGAACCCCGGTTCACCGACGCCGACGTCGTCCGGGTCGCCCACACCCGGGTGCGGGAGGGCCGCCTGGACCATTTCGCGCTCATGCAGGAAAAGGTGTGGAACCCGGCCATGGCGGGCTCGCCCGGCATGGTCCGCGGCCTGTTCGGCGAGGCGCCCGGCCGGGAGTTCCTGGTGCTGTCGATGTGGCACGCGGCCGCCGAGCACGGCAAGTACCGCCAGGAGCGGGTCGAGCGGCTGTCGCTGCGCGCCCAGATCCAGGCCGACGTGGAGGCCCTCACCGGGGACGTCGTCGACCTCGAACCCTCCTGGACGGTATGACCGTAGGACCACCCGGGTGAAGAGCTGACGGTACGGCTGCCGCCGGGACGACCGGCGCGCCCGGTCGATGTGCCCGGCAGCGGCCGAATAGGGTCGTGGGATGGTACGACCACGGCGCATCGTCCTTGTCCGGCACGGGGAATCGGAGGGCAATGCCGACGACACTGTGTACGAGCGGGAGCCCGACCACGCCCTGCGGCTGACCCGAAACGGCCGCGAGCAGGCCGCGGACGCCGGCGTCCGGCTGCGCGAGCTGTTCGGGGACGAACACATCAGCGCGTACGTGTCCCCGTACCGCCGGACCCTGCAGACCTTCCGTGAGCTGGACCTGGACCCGGAGCGTGTGCGGATGCGCGAAGAGCCGAGGCTGCGCGAGCAGGACTGGGGGAACTGGCAGGACCGGGACGACGTAAGGCTGCAGAAGGCCTACCGGGACGCGTACGGGCACTTCTTCTACCGCTTCGCGCAAGGGGAGTCGGGCGCCGACGTGTACGACCGGGTCGGTGCCTTCCTGGAGAGCCTCTACCGCAGCTTCGAGGCCCCGGACCATCCGGAGAACGTGCTGCTGGTGACCCACGGGCTGACGATGAGACTGTTCTGCATGCGGTGGTTCCACTGGTCCGTGGCCGAGTTCGAGGCGCTCTCCAACCCCGGGAACGGCGAGTACCGGGTCCTGCTGCTGGGACCGGACGGCCGGTACCGGATGGACCGCCCGTTTGAGCGGTGGACCACACCCGAGCCTTACGACCTCGACGGCTAGAGTGACGCGGGATGACCTCTGACTCCTCTCCCGAAAGGCGCTACGCACGCGCCATGGCCAGCCTCCGAGGGCTGGCCCTGGGCGACGCACTGGGTTCCCAGTACTTCGTCCCCGTGAACTACCCGCTGCTCAAGCGGCGCGAGCTGCCCGCCGGCAGCGATCCGTGGCAGTGGACCGACGACACGGAGATGGCCTGCTCGGTGGTGGCCGTCCTCGCCGCGCACGAACGGGTGGACCAGGACGCGCTGGCCGACTCCTTCGCCCGCCACCACGACTTCGACCGCGGCTACGGGCCCGCCGTGAACCGGATGCTGCGCCTGATCCGCGAGGGCGCGGACTGGCGCACGCTCGCCGCCGAACTGTTCAACGGCCAGGGCTCCTGGGGCAACGGCGCGGCCATGCGGGTCGCCCCGCTGGGCGCCTGGTACGCCGACGACCCGGAGCAGGCCACCCACCAGGCGGAGATCTCCGCCTACACCACCCACCAGCACCGCGAGGCGGTGTGCGGGGCGATGGCCGTGGCCGCCGCGGCGGCGCTGGCCGCCGATCCGGCCGGACCGCCGAGCGCCGCCGACCTGCTGGACGGCGTGATCGCGCTGGTACCGCGCAGCGCGGTGGGCGCCGGGGTACGGCGTGCGCGCGACATGCTCGACTACGGGGACGCGACCACCGTCGCGGCCGTACTGGGCTGCGGGCGGCGCACCAGCGCCCATGACACGGTGCCGTTCGCCCTGTGGTCGGCGGCGCGGGGCCTGGGCGACTACGAACGGGCCTTCTGGACCACCGCGCAGGTGGGCGGGGACGTGGACACGACCTGCGCGATCGTCGGCGGAGTGCTGGGCGCGCGCGGGGACGAAGTGCTGCCGCAGGCCTGGCTGGCCCGGACCGAGGCGCTGCCGGCCTGGCTGCCGGAGGCGCCGGAGTAGCGGTTGGTCCGCACCGGCCCGGGCCGGTCCATGCCCCTCCGTTTGTCACGGTCCTGCCACAGGGTTCTTTTGATCCTGTTCAAAACGGCCTGACACCGGCCTACTCTGGCCGCTCGCCGCCCCCAACGATCGACGGGGGGCGGCCGGTAGGGGAGGGGAACCCGATGTCGGAGAACACCGAGGGAACGAACGAAGCGGCCGCGCAGGCCGAGGGGGTCGCGGAGCCCGCGAAGGCTGTGGAGCCTGCGAAGGCTGCGGAGCCCGCGAAGCCGGCAGCCGGGCCGGCGCCGACCGCGCCGCCGGGCTGGGATCCCAAGGCCTGGCAGACACACCAGCTGCGCAAGCAGCGCACCGCCTCCGGTGCCTGGTCGCTGGCGCCGCTCGCCTGGGCCGAGGCCGCCCGGCCCGCCGCCGTGGCGCCGGTGCCGGCCGCGGTGCTGGGCGCCGTCCTCGCCTCCGGCATCGCCGTGTCCCTGCTGCTCGGCGACGGGCTGGGTCCCGGCCTGCTCCTCGCGGTGCTGCCGGCCCTCGTCGCCGGTTACGTGGCCGCACGCCGGGCCGGCCGCGGCCTGCGCCCGTGGACCGCGCTCTGGGCGATCGGCTGCCTCGCACTGCTCGCCGTACCCGCCCTGCGCGACTCAGGCTGGCCTTCCACGCTCGCCCTGATCGCTGCCGTCCTGACGGGCGCGCTGGCCCTGCACGGCAGCCGCAGCTGGCCCGGGATCCTGCTCGGCCCCGTCGGCTTCGTCGACTCCGCCGTCCTCGGGGTCCGCTGGGTCTGGAGCGGCCTGCGCTCGCGCGGCCAGGGGAGCCGGCAGCGCTGGCTGCCGTTGGTGAAGGCCGCCCTGGTGGCGGTGGTCCTGCTGGTGCTGTTCGGCACGCTGTTCGCCTCCGCCGACGCCGCCTTCGCGGACGTGCTCAGCGGGCTGACCCCCGACTTCAGCGGAGTGGGCGGGCCGGTGCGCCTGCTGCTCTTCCCGCTGGGTCTCCTCGTCGCGATCACGGTCGCCCGCACGGCCGCCGCGCCCTCCCGCTGGGACCGCATCCAGGTGCGTCCGGGGAAGGCACGCTCCCGGGTGGAGTGGGCCCTTCCGCTCGTCGTGCTGAACCTGCTCTTCGCCGGATTCAACGCCGTCCAGCTCACGGTCCTCCTCGGCGGCTACCGCAAGGTCCTGCAGGCCACCGGCCTCACCTACGCCGAGTACGCGCGCCAGGGCTTCTGGCAGCTGCTCTGGGCCACCCTGCTCACCCTCGCTGTCATCGCGCTCGCCCTGCGCTGGGCCCCGCGCGACGGTGCAGGCGACCGGCGGCTCGTGCGCGTCGTGCTCGGCACACTGTGCGCGCTGACCCTCGTCGTGGTCGCCTCCGCGCTCCACCGCATGGACCTGTACGTGGACGCGTACGGGCTGACCAGGCTGCGCGTATCGGTCGCGGGCATGGAGCTCTGGCTCGGGCTGGTCATCGTACTGATCATGGCCGGCGGGCTGTTCGGGGCGCGCTGGCTGCCGCGTGCGGTCGCCGGGAGCGCGATGGCCGCCGTCCTGGCCTTCGGGCTGATGTCCCCGGACGGGATGGTCGCGCAGGGCAACGTCACCCGGTACGAAAAGGACGGCAAGATCGACCTGGCCTACTTCCAGTCCCTGTCGGCGGACGCGGTGCCGGGCCTGGACCGGCTGCCCGAGCCCCAGCGTTCCTGCGCCCTGCGCGGGATCGACGGCGAGCTGGCGAAGGCGGGCAGGACGCCCTGGTACGCCATGAGCCTGGGGGAGCGCCGGGCCCGGGAGATCCTGCGCGAGCGCCCGGTGAAGGCCTCGTACGAGGAATGCAAGCGCCTCGGAACCTTCGGGGCCCGGACCGAGTACTAGGTCCCGGGCGCCCGGGTGCGGGAGCCGCTCCCCGGAACGAGGGCCCGGCCCCACGGGCGAGGGCCCCGGCGCGGTCGGCCTCCCGCGCTGGGGCCTTCGCACGGGACCGCCCGCTCAGGCGGCCGGACCGGCCTCGGCGGCGACTCCGTTCAGGGCCTCCAGGTCGCTCCTGCGCACCCGGATCACCAGCAGCGCGGTGACGAGCGCTGCGCCCGACATGGCCACCGCGGCGATGAACGCGGTGGAGATGCCCTGGGTGAGGACGAAGTCCCCCCAGGGATCGGGCAGCCGGCCGGTCTGCTGGAAGGCGGCCAGCTGGTCCTGGTCGGCGTGCGCCAGGAAGTCCGGCACCTGCGTGTGGGCCTCGTTCCGGCTGGCCGTACCGAAGACGGTGACCAGGATGGACAGCCCGAGCGAGCCGCCTACCTGCTGGCTGGCGTTGAGCAGCCCGGAGGCCGCGCCCGCCTCCTGCGGGGCCACTCCGGAGACGGCGGTGAGCGTGAGGGTGACGAAGTTCAGGCCCATGCCGAAGCCGAACAGCACCATCGGGCCCAGCACCCCGGAGACGTACGAGCTGTCGGACTCGATGAAGGTCAGCCAGGTCAGTCCGACGCCGGTGAGCCCGGAGCCGATGACCATGAAGGGCTTGGGGCCGAAGCGCGGCAGCAGGCGCTGCGAGAGTCCGGCGGCGGTGACGATCGCGGCCGTGATGGGCAGGAAGCCGATGCCCGACTGGATCGGGGAGAAGCCCAGCACGTTCTGCACGAACTGGACGATGAAGAAGAACATGCCGAACATCGCGGCGGCCAGACTGAGCATGATCACGTAGGTGCCGGTGCGGTTGCGTTCGGCGAACATGCGCAGCGGGATGATCGGATCGGCCGCCCGGGACTCGACGAGCACGAAGGCGGCGAGCAGGACGACGGCCAGGGCGAATGCCCCGATGGTCACGCCGTCGCGCCAGCCGTCCTGGGAAGCGCGGATGAATCCGTAGACGAGCGCGGTCATTCCGACGGTGGAGGTGAGCGCTCCGGCGATGTCGAAGCGGCCCGGGTGGCGTTCGGACTCGCTGATGTAGAGCGGCGCCAGGAACGCGATCAGCAGCCCGATCGGCACGTTGACGAAGAACACCCAGCGCCAGTCGAGCCATTCGGTGAGCATGCCGCCGGCCAGCAGGCCGATGGCGCCACCGCCGGCGGAGACGGCGGCGAACACGCCGAAGGCGCGGTTGCGTGCGGGTCCTTCGGCGAAGGTCGTGGTGATCAGTGCGAGGGAGGTCGGCGAGGCGATGGCGCCGCCGACGCCCTGGAGCGCCCGCGCGGCGAGCAACTGCCAGGGCTCCTCGGCGAAACCGCCGAGCAGGGAGGCCAGGGTGAAGAGGAGGATGCCGGTCATGAAGACGCGGCGCCGGCCGAGGATGTCGCCGGCGCGCCCGCCGAGGAGCAGCAGACCGCCGAAGGCGAGCGTGTAGGCGCTGATCACCCAGGACAGGTCGGTCGTCGAGATGGCCAGGTCGGTCTGGATATGCGGGAGCGCGATGTTCACGATCGTCGCGTCGAGTACGACCATGAGCTGGCAGGCGGCGATGACGGTGAGCGCCACTCCCGGGCGCCCCTCCCGGCGGGCCGCGCCCGGTATCCGGAGTTTGGAGAGCTGAGGAGTTGTCACTGTGGATCCCCCCAAGTGAAATAGTGAACGTGCGCGTTCACGGCGATTCCACGGTAGGGAGTCAGCCTTAGTGAACGCAAGCGTTCACTAAGGCTGAAAATACGTGCGAGGGGCGCGCGGGAAGGTCGGAGGTGCGGGAGTGGTGGGTGCACGCTGGGCGGCGGCGTCCCCGGGGCGCAGGCGTGGACCCGAACTCGAACGGGCGATTCTCGACGCCGCGTTGGAGCAGCTGAGCACCGTTGGCTGGAACTCCCTCACCATGGAGGGCGTGGCCGCCGGTGCGCACACCGGCAAGGCGGCGCTGTACCGGCGCTGGCCCTCGAAGGCCGACCTGGTGGCCGACGCGCTGCGCACGGCGCTGCCGCCCCTCGGCCGGATTCCGGACCTCGGATCGGTGCGCGAGGACCTGTACGCGCTGTGCGTGCGGATGCGGGAGGTCATGCGGTCGCGGGCCGGGCAGGCCCTGCGGGCGGTTCTTCACGAGTGCGATCACAGCCATGCGGACCGGTTTCGCGGCCTGATCCGGTCAGGGCTGCATGAACCGGCGCACAAGCTGATCCAAGAGCTGGTACGACGCGGAATCGACCGGGGAGACGTCCGGTCGGACGCGACCGACGCGCTCCTCGCCGATGTCATCCCGGCGCTGATGATGTACCGCGCGAAGGTGTGCGGGAGTGAATGGGGCGACGCGGAAATCGCCGAGATGATCGACGGGGTGATGGTGCCGCTGCTCAGGGTGTGAGACGGGGAGGGGCGGAGCGGGGGCGGGAGCGGGGTCGGGGCGGAGCCGGAGGAGCGTCCGGGGCGGAGCGGGAGGCGCGGCCGGGCGGGGGTCGGGGTGTGCAGGCGGCGCGAGGCGGCGTAACCTTGCTGGCGCCATGCCGTACGAAGCACCCACTCACACCGTCGAACGCTCCCTCCGAGCGACCACCGGCGCCAAGGTCATCGCCGGGGTCGACGAAGTCGGGCGAGGGGCCTGGGCCGGTCCCGTCACCGTATGCGCGGCGATCACCGGTCTGCGCCGGCCGCCCGCGGGACTCACCGACTCCAAACTGCTCACCCCCAAGCGACGCGACGCGCTCGTCGGCGTCCTGGAGGACTGGGTCACCGCCTACGCCCTGGGTCACTCCTCCCCGCAGGAGATCGACCAGCTCGGGATGACCGCCGCCCTGCGCCTCGCCGCGGTGCGCGCCCTGGAGGCGCTGCCCGTGCGGCCCGACGCGGTGATACTCGACGGCAAGCACGACTACCTCGGTGCGCCCTGGCAGGTCCGGACGGTGATCAAGGGTGACCAGTCCTGCGTCGCCGTCGCCGCCGCCTCGGTGATCGCCAAGGTCCGGCGCGACCGGATGATGGCCGAAATCGGTGAACAGGGCGGCGGAATCGAGGACTTCGCTTTCGCCGCCAACGCCGGATACCCCTCGCCCGTGCACCGGGCGGCGCTGGAAGAGCTGGGGCCGACCGCCCATCACCGGCTCTCGTGGTCCTACCTCGACGCGCTGCCCCGCTGGAGCCACCTCAAGAAGGTGCGCCGTAGCGAGGAATCGATGGACCTGGAAAACGGAGGCCAA carries:
- a CDS encoding vitamin B12-dependent ribonucleotide reductase, with product MTETASSSARGSRAKGTKTAKSGLRIERIHTTPGVHPYDEVTWARRDVVMTNWRDGSVNFEQYGVEFPDFWSVNAVNIVTSKYFRGAVGSPQRETGLKQLIDRIVKTYTKAGEDFDYFTSPADAEIFEHELTYALLHQIFSFNSPVWFNVGTPQPQQVSACFILAVDDSMESILDWYKEEGMIFKGGSGAGLNLSRIRSSKELLSSGGNASGPVSFMRGADASAGTIKSGGATRRAAKMVVLDVDHPDVEDFIATKVKEEEKIRALRDAGFDMDLGGDDITSVQYQNANNSVRVNDEFMTAVENGTEFGLRARMTGEVIETVDAKALFRKLAEAAWACADPGIQYDGVINNWHTCPESGRITASNPCSEYMHLDNTSCNLASLNLMKFLDDDGKGNQSFDAERFAKVVELVITAMDISICFADFPTQKIGENTRAFRQLGIGYANLGALLMATGHAYDSDGGRTLAASITSLMTGTAYKRSAELAAIVGPYDGYARNAESHKRVMKQHADANAVAPRTEDLDNVIWAAATEAWQDVIRLGEKNGFRNSQASVLAPTGTIGLAMSCDTTGVEPDLALVKFKKLVGGGSMQIVNGTVPQALRRMGYQEEQIEAIVAHIAENGVVVDAPGLKPEHYSVFDCAMGERSISAMGHVRMMAAIQPWISGAISKTVNMPETATVEEIEEIYFEAWKLGVKALAIYRDNCKVGQPLSAKKKEEEKEEVTAKAEDTIRTAVEKVIEYRPVRKRLPKGRPGITTSFTVGGAEGYMTANSYPDDGLGEVFLKMSKQGSTLAGMMDAFSIAVSVGLQYGVPLETYVSKFTNMRFEPAGMTDDPDVRMAQSIVDYIFRRVALDFLPFETRSALGIHSAEERQRHLDTGSYEPLDEELDTESLTQSAPPVAAPVAPAPKPVALAPVPAPKTAHSNAELVEMQLGVSADAPLCFSCGTKMQRAGSCYICEGCGSTSGCS
- a CDS encoding class I SAM-dependent methyltransferase, whose amino-acid sequence is MGERTVGTQQQYDEIGEAFEGFKGLPIVKYGEVPSFLAMVGDVRGKSVLDLASGTGFYSREFKRRGAADVLGVEISGEMVNVARALEERDPLGVRYEVGDVAGLRPIGQRFDVAVAVQLLNYAEDITTIERMCANVHRNLAPGAEFFLFNQSPDYDFDGPSLAKYGFVTELTGEEVEAGLRVRTTALLDPPVTIFGIFPRREVYEKCLLAAGFSDLTWVPLEVSEAGVKEFGEAFWADALGNPPLTMLRCRA
- a CDS encoding arylamine N-acetyltransferase family protein, with the protein product MGVVEAMWSGDELDLDAYLARIGWEGGELRADLSTLKSVHRAHTGAITFESLDVLFGRPVGLDVKTLEDKLVHDRRGGYCYEQNTLLAAALERIGFEVSGRGARNRSRGDSLTAVTHAVLVVTVDGQPWLCDAGFGWQGPREPVPLARPGTEVRQGEWLFRVREEADGILVLRTLREGAWRDLYAFSPQPYYPVDYVVLNHYSSSHPRSAFVGRVIVQHPGGSDRLALVGRELSRLSPDGPVERREIAEEELLALLDREFGLRLSGRDAAELLRMYRAED
- a CDS encoding YdbC family protein yields the protein MLVKWIRCTVTDRRGFERGQRKWAGLPGEPGFRGQGGGWSRGRQGVAHVFAFWESRSFYDSFMARSHDRLAASQNGTFTDARVTLFDHRFDVKTGFEPRFTDADVVRVAHTRVREGRLDHFALMQEKVWNPAMAGSPGMVRGLFGEAPGREFLVLSMWHAAAEHGKYRQERVERLSLRAQIQADVEALTGDVVDLEPSWTV
- a CDS encoding histidine phosphatase family protein, with the translated sequence MVRPRRIVLVRHGESEGNADDTVYEREPDHALRLTRNGREQAADAGVRLRELFGDEHISAYVSPYRRTLQTFRELDLDPERVRMREEPRLREQDWGNWQDRDDVRLQKAYRDAYGHFFYRFAQGESGADVYDRVGAFLESLYRSFEAPDHPENVLLVTHGLTMRLFCMRWFHWSVAEFEALSNPGNGEYRVLLLGPDGRYRMDRPFERWTTPEPYDLDG
- a CDS encoding ADP-ribosylglycohydrolase family protein; protein product: MTSDSSPERRYARAMASLRGLALGDALGSQYFVPVNYPLLKRRELPAGSDPWQWTDDTEMACSVVAVLAAHERVDQDALADSFARHHDFDRGYGPAVNRMLRLIREGADWRTLAAELFNGQGSWGNGAAMRVAPLGAWYADDPEQATHQAEISAYTTHQHREAVCGAMAVAAAAALAADPAGPPSAADLLDGVIALVPRSAVGAGVRRARDMLDYGDATTVAAVLGCGRRTSAHDTVPFALWSAARGLGDYERAFWTTAQVGGDVDTTCAIVGGVLGARGDEVLPQAWLARTEALPAWLPEAPE
- a CDS encoding DUF4153 domain-containing protein; translation: MSENTEGTNEAAAQAEGVAEPAKAVEPAKAAEPAKPAAGPAPTAPPGWDPKAWQTHQLRKQRTASGAWSLAPLAWAEAARPAAVAPVPAAVLGAVLASGIAVSLLLGDGLGPGLLLAVLPALVAGYVAARRAGRGLRPWTALWAIGCLALLAVPALRDSGWPSTLALIAAVLTGALALHGSRSWPGILLGPVGFVDSAVLGVRWVWSGLRSRGQGSRQRWLPLVKAALVAVVLLVLFGTLFASADAAFADVLSGLTPDFSGVGGPVRLLLFPLGLLVAITVARTAAAPSRWDRIQVRPGKARSRVEWALPLVVLNLLFAGFNAVQLTVLLGGYRKVLQATGLTYAEYARQGFWQLLWATLLTLAVIALALRWAPRDGAGDRRLVRVVLGTLCALTLVVVASALHRMDLYVDAYGLTRLRVSVAGMELWLGLVIVLIMAGGLFGARWLPRAVAGSAMAAVLAFGLMSPDGMVAQGNVTRYEKDGKIDLAYFQSLSADAVPGLDRLPEPQRSCALRGIDGELAKAGRTPWYAMSLGERRAREILRERPVKASYEECKRLGTFGARTEY
- a CDS encoding MFS transporter, whose translation is MTTPQLSKLRIPGAARREGRPGVALTVIAACQLMVVLDATIVNIALPHIQTDLAISTTDLSWVISAYTLAFGGLLLLGGRAGDILGRRRVFMTGILLFTLASLLGGFAEEPWQLLAARALQGVGGAIASPTSLALITTTFAEGPARNRAFGVFAAVSAGGGAIGLLAGGMLTEWLDWRWVFFVNVPIGLLIAFLAPLYISESERHPGRFDIAGALTSTVGMTALVYGFIRASQDGWRDGVTIGAFALAVVLLAAFVLVESRAADPIIPLRMFAERNRTGTYVIMLSLAAAMFGMFFFIVQFVQNVLGFSPIQSGIGFLPITAAIVTAAGLSQRLLPRFGPKPFMVIGSGLTGVGLTWLTFIESDSSYVSGVLGPMVLFGFGMGLNFVTLTLTAVSGVAPQEAGAASGLLNASQQVGGSLGLSILVTVFGTASRNEAHTQVPDFLAHADQDQLAAFQQTGRLPDPWGDFVLTQGISTAFIAAVAMSGAALVTALLVIRVRRSDLEALNGVAAEAGPAA